One window of the Populus nigra chromosome 4, ddPopNigr1.1, whole genome shotgun sequence genome contains the following:
- the LOC133691674 gene encoding probable aldo-keto reductase 2, which translates to MAAVKRIKLGSQGLEVSAQGLGCMGMSAFYGPPKPESDMIALIHHAVNTGVTLLDTSDVYGPHTNEILLGKALKAGGLRERVELATKFGVSFKDGNAEVRGDPAYVRAACEASLKRLQLDCIDLYYQHRIDTSVPIEATMGELKKLVEEGKIKYIGLSEASASTIRRAHAVHPITAVQLEWSLWSRDVEEEIVPICRELGIGIVVYSPLGRGFFSTGPKLVESFSEGDYRKDMSRFQPENLDHNRQLFERVNEIAARKQCTPSQLALAWLHHQGDDVCPIPGTTKIENFNQNVGALSVRLTLEEMAELESIASSNAVRGDRSDDGFSTFKDSDTPPLSSWKAV; encoded by the exons ATGGCAGCAGTGAAAAGGATCAAGCTGGGGTCACAGGGTCTTGAAGTATCAGCACAGGGACTTGGATGCATGGGCATGTCTGCCTTCTACGGCCCTCCAAAGCCTGAATCGGACATGATCGCCCTCATCCACCATGCTGTCAACACCGGGGTCACTTTACTCGACACCTCTGATGTCTATGGACCCCACACCAACGAAATCCTTCTGGGCAAGGCCTTGAAGGCGGGAGGATTACGAGAGAGAGTTGAATTAGCCACCAAATTTGGCGTCAGCTTTAAGGACGGCAATGCGGAGGTTCGAGGGGATCCCGCTTATGTGAGAGCTGCTTGCGAGGCCAGCTTGAAACGCCTTCAACTTGACTGCATTGATCTTTATTACCAACATCGCATTGATACCAGCGTTCCTATTGAAGCTACG ATGGGGGAACTCAAGAAACTAGTTGAAGAAGGTAAAATAAAGTATATAGGTCTGTCTGAGGCCTCTGCTTCAACAATCAGAAGAGCTCACGCTGTTCATCCGATAACAGCCGTGCAGTTGGAGTGGTCACTGTGGTCAAGAGATGTGGAGGAAGAGATTGTTCCTATCTGCAG AGAACTTGGCATTGGGATTGTTGTGTACAGTCCTCTAGGACGGGGATTCTTTTCCACTGGGCCTAAGTTGGTTGAGAGCTTCTCAGAGGGTGATTACAGAAAG GATATGTCTAGGTTCCAACCTGAAAATCTGGATCATAATAGACAATTATTTGAGCGGGTTAATGAAATCGCAGCAAGGAAACAATGCACTCCATCGCAGCTGGCTTTGGCCTGGTTACACCATCAGGGTGATGATGTATGTCCTATTCCTGGAACCACCAAGATCGAAAACTTCAACCAGAATGTTGGAGCTCTGTCTGTAAGACTAACACTAGAAGAAATGGCTGAACTCGAATCAATCGCTTCTTCAAATGCTGTAAGGGGAGATAGGTCTGACGATGGATTCTCTACTTTCAAGGATTCAGATACTCCACCTCTTTCATCATGGAAAGCTGTGTAG
- the LOC133692653 gene encoding probable aldo-keto reductase 2: MATLKRIKLGSQGLEVSAQGLGCMSMSFGYGPPKPESDMIALINHAVNTGVTLLDTSDVYGPHTNEILLGKALKAGGLRQRVELATKFGASFKDGSFEVRGDPDYVRAACEASLKRLQLESIDLYYQHRIDTSVPIEATMGELKKLVEEGKIKYIGLSEASASTIRRAHAVHPITAVQVEWSLWSRDVEEEIVPTCRELGIGIVAYSPLGRGFFSSGPQLVESLTDGDFRKDFPRFRPENLEHNTQLFERVKEIAARKQCTSSQLALAWVHHQGDDVCPIPGTTKIENFNQNVGALSVKLTPEEIAELESIASSDAVRGDRYGHGMPTFKDSDTPPLTSWKAV, encoded by the exons ATGGCAACATTGAAAAGGATCAAGCTGGGGTCACAGGGTCTTGAAGTATCAGCACAGGGACTTGGATGCATGAGCATGTCTTTCGGCTACGGCCCTCCAAAGCCTGAATCGGACATGATCGCCCTCATCAACCATGCCGTCAACACCGGGGTCACTTTACTCGACACCTCCGATGTCTATGGACCCCACACCAACGAAATCCTTCTGGGCAAGGCCTTGAAGGCGGGAGGATTACGACAGAGAGTTGAATTGGCCACCAAATTTGGCGCCAGCTTTAAGGACGGCAGTTTTGAGGTTCGAGGGGATCCTGATTATGTGAGAGCTGCTTGTGAGGCCAGCTTGAAACGCCTTCAACTTGAATCCATTGATCTTTATTACCAACATCGCATTGATACCAGCGTTCCTATTGAAGCTACG ATGGGGGAACTCAAGAAACTAGTTGAAGAAGGTAAAATAAAGTATATAGGTCTGTCTGAGGCCTCTGCTTCAACAATCAGAAGAGCTCACGCTGTTCATCCGATAACAGCCGTGCAGGTGGAGTGGTCACTGTGGTCAAGAGATGTGGAGGAAGAGATTGTTCCTACCTGCAG AGAACTTGGCATTGGGATTGTTGCTTACAGTCCTCTAGGACGGGGATTCTTTTCCTCGGGGCCTCAGTTGGTTGAGAGCCTTACAGATGGTGACTTCAGAAAG GATTTCCCTAGGTTCCGACCTGAAAATCTTGAACATAACACACAACTATTTGAGCGGGTTAAGGAAATCGCAGCAAGGAAACAGTGCACTTCATCGCAGCTGGCGTTGGCCTGGGTACACCACCAGGGTGATGATGTATGTCCTATTCCTGGAACCACCAAGATCGAAAACTTCAACCAGAATGTTGGAGCTCTGTCTGTCAAACTAACGCCAGAAGAAATCGCTGAACTCGAATCAATAGCTTCTTCGGATGCTGTAAGGGGAGATCGGTACGGCCATGGCATGCCTACATTCAAGGATTCAGATACTCCACCTCTTACATCATGGAAAGCTGTATAG